A genomic window from Halococcus salsus includes:
- a CDS encoding uroporphyrinogen-III synthase — protein sequence MSKPTIAVLRPDDNRIAAAIDYLRSHEVSPVADPMLKVRPTGESPAVADYCVFTSQTGVEIAVDQDWHPGEATVCAVGQQTASTLRDSGVAVDIMPSTFTSAGLVDELATEVNGSTVEIARSAHGSDVLVRGLTAAGANVHETQLYRLNRPTAAGSSVTLATDGQLDAILFTSPRTVEHFCEIAAEQDGVPALQRGVAETVIGAIGMPTAQAIQERGITVDVIPDTVGFTQLADCTVEELATRH from the coding sequence ATGAGCAAGCCGACGATAGCTGTTCTCCGACCTGATGACAATCGTATCGCTGCGGCAATTGACTATCTCCGATCACATGAAGTTTCGCCGGTCGCAGATCCCATGCTCAAGGTTCGGCCGACCGGGGAGTCACCAGCAGTGGCAGACTATTGCGTCTTCACGAGCCAGACCGGGGTTGAGATAGCTGTTGATCAGGATTGGCATCCTGGTGAGGCGACAGTATGCGCCGTCGGCCAGCAGACCGCTTCGACATTACGAGACTCCGGCGTGGCAGTAGATATTATGCCGTCGACGTTCACGTCTGCTGGTCTCGTCGACGAACTCGCTACTGAGGTCAATGGATCAACTGTCGAGATCGCTCGCAGTGCACACGGCAGCGATGTATTGGTCCGAGGACTTACGGCCGCTGGTGCGAATGTCCATGAAACGCAGCTGTATCGATTGAATCGTCCAACGGCTGCAGGCAGCTCAGTCACTCTCGCAACAGACGGCCAACTGGATGCAATACTATTCACATCACCAAGGACAGTTGAGCATTTCTGCGAGATTGCCGCTGAGCAAGACGGTGTGCCCGCACTCCAGCGCGGCGTTGCGGAGACGGTTATCGGAGCGATTGGGATGCCGACCGCTCAAGCGATTCAAGAACGCGGTATTACAGTGGACGTGATACCAGACACAGTCGGGTTCACTCAGCTTGCAGATTGCACAGTGGAGGAACTCGCCACTCGCCACTAA
- a CDS encoding helix-turn-helix domain-containing protein → MPHLQIQFDGTEAESWLIDASTEFPKAEFRVLVAQPRDNGLLAILQVLTADGEPLVRRLADTSEVGSYEVVYRDETMLLVRLTSSVTEPYEVYLESEILPQEPSILRNGRFSVELTDSHERLSVFIDELAAADIPYQILSLSQSYDSNELLTDHQEEFISAAVERGYYDTPRNCTLAELAASFDIHKSAASRLLRRAESRIITKFVAETAP, encoded by the coding sequence ATGCCCCATCTCCAGATACAATTCGACGGAACGGAAGCGGAGAGTTGGCTGATCGATGCCTCGACCGAATTCCCGAAGGCTGAATTCAGAGTATTGGTGGCCCAGCCCAGAGACAATGGATTGCTCGCAATACTGCAAGTGTTGACAGCGGATGGAGAGCCACTCGTTCGCCGGTTAGCGGATACCTCCGAGGTTGGCTCGTATGAGGTGGTCTATCGTGATGAGACGATGCTGCTCGTCCGCCTTACATCCTCGGTAACAGAGCCATACGAAGTGTACCTCGAATCAGAGATTCTTCCACAAGAACCATCTATTCTCCGGAACGGGCGCTTTAGCGTCGAGCTGACGGATTCACACGAACGGTTGTCGGTGTTCATTGACGAGTTGGCGGCGGCTGATATCCCATATCAGATTTTGTCGTTGTCACAGTCGTACGACTCGAACGAACTACTCACGGATCATCAAGAGGAGTTCATCTCCGCGGCGGTCGAGCGCGGCTACTACGATACGCCCCGAAATTGTACGCTCGCTGAACTGGCAGCATCATTTGACATTCATAAATCGGCGGCAAGTAGATTGCTTCGCCGGGCTGAAAGCCGCATTATCACGAAATTCGTGGCTGAAACGGCACCATAG
- a CDS encoding FAD-binding oxidoreductase, whose amino-acid sequence MCSGVADIITLVDFVRENRALATVRGGGHLVTGGSVCENGLVIDLSAMTGVRVDPDEQIAHVEPGATVGELFRETQEFGLATPAGGATDTGVAGSTLGGGIGYIRRKHGLGIDALRSVTIVTADGQLRTASEEQNADLFWAIRGGGASFGVVTSFEFDLYPVGPEVMVAYTFYPIEQGADTLRSFREFTADAPEEATAMIFHTVVPPAPVFPEERHGDPAFVVIGVYTGPVEAGKEVLAPLQELDNPIVDLSEPMSFIALHELQDDIFPAGRKYDWRALFADELSDDLIERFLEWGSEGSPLSSIGVWHLDGAMGRVASDETAFPWRDSSFMISIEAAWEDSDPETAQETTAWARQARKDLVKVDASQDSLYVGWANADKTGEELSRAAYGENYDRLVEIKNKYDPAGLFRLDQHLDLTNG is encoded by the coding sequence CTGTGTAGCGGGGTTGCCGACATCATCACCCTCGTGGATTTCGTTCGTGAGAACAGAGCTCTGGCAACGGTACGTGGTGGTGGTCATCTCGTGACTGGTGGGTCCGTCTGTGAGAATGGGCTCGTCATTGACCTCTCAGCGATGACTGGAGTTCGTGTCGACCCCGACGAACAGATAGCGCACGTCGAACCCGGAGCAACCGTGGGTGAATTGTTCCGCGAGACGCAGGAGTTCGGGCTGGCCACGCCCGCCGGTGGGGCTACCGATACGGGGGTGGCCGGCTCGACACTCGGGGGTGGTATTGGCTACATCCGACGCAAACATGGGCTTGGCATCGACGCTCTCCGCTCGGTCACCATTGTCACCGCTGACGGCCAGTTGCGTACTGCGAGTGAGGAGCAGAATGCAGACCTGTTTTGGGCGATTCGCGGTGGTGGGGCGAGCTTTGGGGTCGTCACGTCCTTTGAGTTCGATCTCTACCCTGTGGGTCCCGAGGTCATGGTCGCATATACTTTCTACCCGATCGAACAGGGTGCGGATACTCTGCGGAGCTTTCGAGAATTCACGGCCGATGCTCCCGAGGAGGCAACGGCGATGATATTCCATACGGTCGTTCCACCAGCTCCGGTGTTCCCCGAGGAACGACACGGCGACCCTGCGTTCGTCGTCATCGGTGTGTACACGGGACCAGTAGAAGCCGGCAAAGAAGTGCTCGCACCGCTTCAGGAGCTCGATAACCCAATCGTGGATCTCAGCGAACCGATGTCGTTCATTGCTCTCCACGAATTGCAAGACGACATCTTCCCAGCCGGACGGAAGTACGATTGGCGGGCGCTATTTGCAGATGAGTTGAGTGATGATCTCATCGAGCGTTTCCTAGAATGGGGGAGCGAGGGGTCGCCATTATCGAGTATTGGGGTGTGGCATCTCGACGGCGCAATGGGGCGTGTGGCCTCCGACGAGACGGCATTTCCGTGGCGTGATTCGTCGTTCATGATAAGTATCGAAGCAGCCTGGGAAGACTCGGACCCGGAAACGGCACAGGAAACCACCGCATGGGCGCGTCAGGCGCGCAAGGATCTCGTAAAAGTGGATGCGTCACAGGATAGCCTCTACGTCGGATGGGCCAATGCCGATAAAACGGGCGAAGAACTATCACGAGCGGCATACGGTGAGAACTACGACCGCCTCGTCGAAATAAAGAACAAGTACGATCCAGCGGGGCTGTTTCGGCTCGACCAACACCTCGATCTCACGAATGGATAG
- a CDS encoding NADPH-dependent FMN reductase, which yields MTNNRRDRTRIASSEETAEQLRVIGVHGAVEQHAGATRALSEVLTGAENAGAAIDLFDLAELTLPLYNSDQPEPQEGVAVVRRIARADAVILATSVRHDSYSAQLKTALEYCGPEEFDSKPVGLLGVTEGSEPALALEHLRTVCTTLNAWVLPMQVSITAAGEHDELAVDSVNALRTLGQQIVDRVFHEAEGSGEDI from the coding sequence ATGACAAACAACCGCCGTGACAGGACACGCATAGCTTCTTCGGAGGAGACAGCGGAGCAGCTCCGTGTGATTGGCGTCCATGGGGCAGTCGAACAGCACGCGGGTGCTACCCGCGCACTCAGCGAAGTGCTGACAGGAGCAGAGAACGCAGGGGCAGCGATAGATCTCTTTGATCTCGCCGAGTTGACACTACCACTGTATAATTCGGATCAGCCGGAACCACAGGAGGGGGTCGCCGTTGTGCGCCGGATCGCACGGGCCGATGCCGTGATACTTGCCACCTCGGTTCGGCACGACTCGTACTCGGCCCAACTAAAGACCGCGCTGGAGTATTGTGGCCCCGAGGAGTTCGACAGCAAACCCGTCGGCTTGCTTGGTGTAACTGAGGGATCGGAACCCGCTCTTGCGTTAGAGCATCTCCGAACGGTTTGTACGACACTCAACGCCTGGGTACTCCCAATGCAGGTGTCAATCACTGCGGCAGGGGAGCACGACGAGCTGGCCGTTGACTCCGTGAACGCACTCCGGACGCTGGGACAGCAGATCGTAGACCGGGTATTTCACGAGGCGGAAGGGAGTGGCGAGGACATATGA
- a CDS encoding flavin reductase family protein: MTVESTQFREVMAKFATGVSVVTFPSEPVHGLTVNALSSLSLEPPLVLICIDHGTNTHELLASGDIDGYCVNVLSRDQRHLGEYFAGMTDLDESPFETERTQTAETGAPVFEDALAYLDCSLQSAYPEGDHTIYVGAVETADVLRPDATPLTFYRGNWGTIHSDE, translated from the coding sequence ATGACAGTAGAATCGACCCAGTTCCGGGAGGTAATGGCGAAGTTTGCAACAGGTGTCTCGGTGGTGACGTTCCCCAGTGAGCCTGTCCACGGTCTCACAGTCAATGCACTGTCGAGTCTCTCGCTGGAGCCCCCGCTCGTGCTGATCTGTATCGATCACGGGACGAACACCCACGAGCTGTTGGCAAGCGGCGACATCGATGGCTACTGTGTCAACGTGCTCAGTCGAGACCAACGCCACCTCGGGGAGTATTTCGCGGGGATGACCGATCTCGATGAGAGTCCGTTCGAGACCGAACGGACACAGACGGCAGAGACGGGCGCACCCGTCTTCGAGGACGCGCTTGCCTACCTCGACTGCTCGCTCCAGTCGGCCTATCCCGAGGGCGACCACACGATCTACGTAGGGGCAGTCGAGACCGCCGACGTCCTGCGGCCGGACGCTACTCCACTCACATTCTACCGAGGCAATTGGGGGACGATTCACTCCGATGAGTAA
- a CDS encoding transposase, translating to MERLQSPTGDSEPAFNLQWNSLYDLSDRSIDETHDGQVRFSLRYTGTATDDPTIKILIADLSIDPDLPDSRATWHRNYTPLAPWIRAHVLKLAMGWNGEKQLADHLEANPELTRAYGFIDTFLTEESERIQPQPPTQSRLWEIWNEELSDDLRNICLDVATALVELAREEGIPAPDDVFQPDDKQNISERSETQLITDTTKQVWQHAKPFVTEELFLKRGDNAQIHENAFWEQHAFMGVRKNMYAESGADSFYVDSTREDTPSGLSHRWQIRKLSIEEMRRQHRRITKRLIERARHDGELVGKLWAAIDVSKGAPFTGEMDTNDEGNVVEPYILGHRDGNYYHKWASIQIVGHDIPLVLDALPKKRGMSKDEIVDELLDHATEMVDDIELVIMDREFDSDPVKDTCEEHGVYFLNPKRKFADQNDTIEVMKQNDATVRIVEESSEDQPIRKNLFLPSTRETPEDEDTESEAGDDHDKRPNHRQEMRDDLGLTEDDIDGDASPLGRLLGEIRGDEPLETEDADGDGTGFVVFQTNHPFVSARDDDGEPYTEREQTHMIARLIRWYRHRWGIENGYKKIKTFMVRTTSTCPRYRFFNFMFACVLYNVWRLVDLLVKLSLEVHPDYAPRVDANQFVTIAKQYYGLDPPD from the coding sequence GTGGAACGATTACAGTCACCAACAGGCGACTCGGAACCGGCGTTCAATCTCCAGTGGAATTCGTTGTACGATCTTTCTGACCGATCTATTGACGAGACCCACGACGGCCAAGTCCGGTTTTCGCTCCGCTATACCGGGACGGCGACGGATGATCCGACCATCAAGATCCTGATCGCCGATCTCTCTATCGATCCAGACCTTCCCGATTCACGGGCCACGTGGCATCGGAACTACACACCGCTCGCTCCGTGGATCAGAGCGCACGTCCTCAAACTGGCGATGGGCTGGAACGGCGAGAAACAGCTTGCTGACCACCTCGAAGCGAACCCAGAGCTAACGAGAGCATACGGATTCATCGACACGTTTCTGACAGAGGAATCGGAGCGGATACAGCCACAACCACCAACGCAGTCCCGGCTCTGGGAGATATGGAACGAGGAGCTCAGCGATGACCTTCGGAACATCTGCCTTGACGTAGCGACTGCACTCGTCGAACTAGCTCGTGAGGAGGGTATCCCCGCTCCGGACGATGTCTTTCAGCCCGACGACAAACAGAACATCTCGGAGCGGTCGGAAACACAGCTCATCACCGACACAACCAAGCAGGTGTGGCAGCATGCGAAGCCGTTCGTCACCGAGGAACTCTTCCTCAAACGCGGGGACAACGCTCAAATCCACGAGAACGCGTTCTGGGAGCAACACGCGTTCATGGGCGTTCGCAAGAACATGTACGCCGAGAGCGGCGCGGACAGTTTCTATGTTGACTCGACCCGCGAGGATACCCCCTCTGGGTTATCCCATCGGTGGCAGATTCGCAAGTTGAGCATCGAGGAAATGCGTCGCCAGCACCGGCGAATCACGAAACGCCTCATCGAACGCGCTCGGCACGACGGCGAACTCGTCGGGAAGCTGTGGGCAGCCATCGACGTGTCGAAAGGTGCGCCGTTCACCGGTGAAATGGACACTAATGACGAGGGCAACGTCGTCGAACCGTACATCCTCGGCCATCGAGACGGCAACTACTACCACAAGTGGGCGAGCATTCAGATCGTCGGCCACGACATTCCACTCGTGCTCGACGCGCTTCCGAAAAAGCGCGGCATGTCGAAAGACGAGATCGTTGATGAGTTGCTTGACCACGCGACCGAGATGGTCGACGACATCGAACTCGTGATAATGGACCGCGAGTTCGACAGCGATCCGGTCAAGGACACTTGCGAAGAGCACGGGGTGTACTTCCTCAATCCGAAGCGGAAGTTCGCCGACCAGAACGACACCATCGAGGTGATGAAACAAAACGACGCAACCGTCAGAATCGTCGAAGAGTCGTCTGAGGACCAACCGATTCGGAAGAACCTGTTCCTGCCTTCAACGAGGGAGACGCCAGAAGACGAGGACACGGAAAGCGAGGCGGGAGACGACCACGATAAGAGGCCGAATCACCGGCAGGAGATGCGTGATGACCTTGGACTTACCGAAGACGACATCGACGGGGATGCATCCCCGCTGGGACGGCTTCTCGGAGAAATTCGTGGCGATGAGCCACTGGAGACGGAGGACGCCGATGGTGACGGCACGGGATTCGTGGTGTTCCAGACCAACCACCCGTTTGTCTCGGCTCGTGATGATGACGGCGAACCCTATACGGAACGCGAGCAGACCCACATGATAGCGCGTCTGATTCGGTGGTACCGCCATCGGTGGGGTATCGAGAACGGGTATAAGAAAATCAAGACGTTCATGGTGCGGACGACGTCGACGTGCCCGCGATATCGCTTTTTCAATTTCATGTTCGCGTGCGTGCTCTATAATGTCTGGCGACTAGTCGATTTGCTCGTCAAACTTTCGCTGGAGGTGCATCCCGACTACGCACCACGCGTCGATGCCAACCAGTTCGTGACGATAGCGAAGCAGTACTACGGTCTCGATCCACCCGACTGA
- the tbsP gene encoding transcriptional regulator TbsP: protein MTVSSGQVGPSVGENLRMLLARESGSVIAVGFDEESARELVETLASIEDSPRVRLLVREEVLRWLRDDFVVASTAAELIETETLELRAATERLTNTLLVTEETVVSLLALNDGYSAALATNDEEFVEAARERRNDLWKDGEAFDLRTPARSRVLDSLAEAFGSEVETGFRAILGAVGSTRDETILDEVGVSLLVAARHEELLYEISKWGEDSGVGSKATFSRMKNTLEDHGLIETEKVPIDIGRPRLRLLVGDERLREADTEEIPSVVRELISMAPA, encoded by the coding sequence ATGACAGTCAGTTCAGGGCAAGTAGGGCCATCGGTTGGCGAGAACCTTCGGATGCTCCTCGCTAGAGAGAGTGGGTCGGTGATTGCAGTGGGATTCGATGAAGAGTCGGCACGCGAACTCGTCGAGACACTCGCCAGCATTGAGGACTCACCGAGAGTGCGTTTGCTCGTGAGGGAGGAAGTACTGAGATGGCTGCGCGATGACTTCGTGGTGGCGAGCACGGCGGCGGAGCTGATCGAAACGGAGACGCTTGAACTGCGGGCGGCCACTGAGCGATTGACGAACACCCTGCTGGTGACCGAGGAGACAGTTGTATCGCTTCTCGCGCTGAATGACGGATATAGTGCTGCTTTAGCCACTAATGACGAGGAGTTCGTTGAGGCGGCTCGCGAGCGCCGGAATGACCTCTGGAAGGATGGTGAAGCGTTCGATTTACGGACGCCAGCGCGTTCGCGAGTGTTGGATTCACTGGCTGAAGCGTTCGGTTCGGAGGTGGAAACGGGCTTCCGAGCGATACTGGGAGCGGTTGGGAGTACGCGTGATGAGACGATTCTCGATGAGGTGGGCGTGAGTTTGTTAGTAGCAGCGAGACACGAAGAACTGCTGTACGAGATTTCGAAGTGGGGGGAGGATTCAGGAGTGGGAAGCAAGGCGACGTTCTCGCGGATGAAAAACACGCTTGAAGATCACGGATTGATAGAGACGGAGAAAGTGCCGATCGACATTGGGCGACCCCGATTACGTTTGCTGGTGGGCGATGAGCGCCTGCGTGAGGCTGATACTGAGGAGATACCGAGCGTGGTTCGGGAACTGATTTCGATGGCTCCGGCATAA
- a CDS encoding DJ-1/PfpI family protein: protein MLLGAAGFLQGRRATTHPSELDTLAEYAEVVDNRVVRDGNVITGRGVSAAVDLGLYVVEMLSDVETREAIAKQMDYPYGEAVFNDE from the coding sequence CTGTTACTCGGTGCGGCAGGCTTCCTTCAGGGACGGCGGGCAACCACCCACCCAAGCGAGCTCGATACGCTCGCGGAATACGCAGAAGTCGTCGACAACCGCGTTGTACGAGACGGGAACGTCATCACGGGACGAGGCGTCTCCGCGGCTGTCGATCTCGGATTGTATGTAGTCGAAATGTTATCTGACGTCGAGACTCGCGAGGCTATTGCGAAGCAGATGGATTATCCCTACGGAGAGGCCGTGTTCAACGACGAGTAA
- a CDS encoding mechanosensitive ion channel family protein has product MIPLQQGFSLDPQSLLNQYGPALVNAAVTIVLFVVSFVIIYYVGKAIVVRMLNVALDSRDVDETIAGLLVSTVVASTAVLAIVIAATIAGAGVVLAAFATLAGALALAVGFAAQDIISNFVAGIFIVQDEPFKVGDWIEWDGNVGIVREIQLRVTKLDTFDNEEVTVPNSDLANAVVTNPTGNDRLRVGVDFGIEYDDDIEDARAAILDEARKLDGTLTEPEPAAPVTSLGDSAVVLSGRVWIDPNRTGYAPTAAAFTEAVKKRFDTEGIGMPYPYTEFTGSVDVKNPDRAGYSATDD; this is encoded by the coding sequence ATGATACCACTCCAGCAAGGGTTTTCACTCGACCCACAGTCATTGCTCAACCAGTACGGACCGGCACTCGTCAACGCCGCCGTGACGATCGTGCTGTTCGTCGTCTCGTTCGTCATCATCTACTACGTCGGCAAGGCCATCGTGGTCCGGATGTTGAACGTCGCGCTCGACAGCCGCGATGTCGACGAGACGATTGCAGGATTGCTCGTGAGCACCGTGGTCGCCAGCACGGCTGTGCTTGCGATTGTGATCGCAGCCACCATCGCGGGCGCTGGCGTCGTGCTCGCGGCGTTTGCGACGCTCGCTGGCGCGCTCGCGCTCGCGGTCGGGTTCGCTGCACAGGACATCATCTCGAACTTCGTTGCAGGAATCTTCATCGTCCAGGACGAGCCATTCAAGGTCGGCGACTGGATCGAGTGGGACGGCAACGTCGGCATCGTCAGAGAAATCCAACTCCGAGTCACGAAACTTGATACGTTCGACAACGAGGAAGTCACGGTGCCAAACAGCGACCTCGCCAACGCTGTCGTGACCAACCCCACAGGGAACGACCGGCTCAGGGTCGGCGTCGACTTCGGTATCGAGTATGATGACGACATCGAAGACGCGCGTGCGGCAATTCTCGACGAGGCGCGGAAACTCGATGGTACACTTACCGAACCCGAACCCGCCGCGCCGGTGACGAGTCTGGGCGACTCCGCAGTCGTGCTTTCAGGGCGGGTATGGATCGACCCGAACCGTACTGGCTACGCACCGACGGCCGCCGCGTTCACCGAGGCGGTCAAGAAACGCTTCGATACCGAAGGTATCGGCATGCCGTACCCCTACACCGAATTCACCGGGAGCGTCGATGTCAAGAATCCTGATAGGGCAGGATACTCGGCAACGGACGACTAA
- a CDS encoding DUF7563 family protein yields the protein MPECQNCEAFVTDQYA from the coding sequence ATGCCTGAATGCCAGAACTGCGAGGCGTTCGTCACTGATCAGTATGCCTAG
- a CDS encoding transposase produces the protein MANREKIEDEIVASIKSDVASDSDHLYAPADQVSLNTVPQPIEGARDTPLEELDLTSINGLREAARREVADDFDNVADVINPLVIDAASEDDLKPHSTYDFRPVVCAWIYRLIAPSDGYSVVSWEQLADRLDTDVELAASLGFDPNETPGEKTLREQWLTRVRPAFQRHVRYLAAECAVRAENYELETAEGIRENLIADHTADEKPAVDPIGEMEQEIKDDAYTIQADIIRDLCSYDRDDSFEWDGDLITDAAAHMCRRNEYAEQGIGRMGKDYGLIEAHDDGTEEWNVFTPQTFRRTVRNTERKKIDGYDWDNEDAYGARWLPAHDLVDPNTVRGDLRDGLEEAWTIDPHNPDGDTAIWHRRTEEGIERQLEWLKDDDVIGKDDTFNLRIDYTTHNYSKHSSTKSDPPIGVHKQSHLETGYAWKELQGTIKINGRAFIIASLSYLPTNDQFQGVRYILDRAQELVSIETVMADAEFVDTKICRYIRHCGCDFALRKGATDSVKDTVEDFEGRADWDNDWTLISSGREKTHDTTLVGLEKDFKSVPDHKKNGEDEDDEPDTTLADFDTDKSGNVDDQQLTLDQAIEETHKDNEDIDYFCIITSKTVERAGVDPDDNPIAHDPTGTAWGIGRLYRDRWGIETAFRDKKAQFAAKTRSRDLGYRRFLWMMENLLYNGWVMLNTAVSDQSPARDDDEIVVKQNTYLDELDRRVLSGLSLDVEFPDVEYD, from the coding sequence GTGGCAAACCGCGAGAAGATTGAGGACGAGATCGTTGCCAGCATCAAATCTGATGTTGCCTCTGATTCTGACCACCTCTACGCTCCTGCCGATCAAGTCTCACTGAATACGGTTCCCCAACCAATCGAGGGTGCTCGTGACACCCCTCTCGAAGAGCTTGATCTGACTTCTATTAACGGTTTACGTGAAGCTGCTCGGCGAGAAGTCGCTGACGACTTCGACAACGTAGCCGACGTGATCAACCCGCTGGTAATCGACGCCGCTTCCGAAGACGACCTCAAACCCCACTCCACATACGACTTCAGGCCCGTCGTCTGTGCGTGGATCTACCGCCTCATCGCACCCTCCGACGGCTACTCGGTCGTCAGCTGGGAGCAGTTGGCCGACCGTCTCGACACCGACGTTGAACTCGCCGCCAGCCTCGGATTCGACCCCAACGAGACGCCGGGCGAGAAGACGCTTCGGGAGCAGTGGCTGACGCGCGTTCGTCCCGCGTTCCAGCGCCACGTCCGGTATCTGGCAGCGGAGTGTGCGGTCAGAGCCGAAAACTACGAGCTGGAGACTGCCGAGGGCATTCGAGAGAACCTTATCGCCGACCACACCGCGGACGAAAAACCGGCCGTCGATCCGATTGGCGAGATGGAACAGGAAATCAAGGATGACGCCTACACCATTCAGGCCGACATCATCCGCGACCTCTGCTCGTACGACCGCGACGACTCCTTCGAATGGGACGGCGACCTCATCACCGACGCGGCGGCCCATATGTGCCGCCGCAACGAGTACGCCGAGCAGGGTATCGGGCGGATGGGCAAGGACTACGGTCTCATCGAGGCGCACGACGATGGCACCGAGGAGTGGAACGTCTTCACACCACAAACGTTCCGCAGAACGGTCAGAAACACCGAACGGAAGAAAATCGACGGTTACGACTGGGACAACGAGGATGCCTACGGCGCGCGGTGGCTTCCGGCGCACGACCTCGTGGACCCAAACACAGTTCGAGGTGATCTCCGCGACGGTCTCGAAGAGGCGTGGACCATCGATCCACACAACCCCGACGGCGACACCGCCATCTGGCACCGACGGACCGAGGAAGGCATCGAGCGCCAGCTGGAATGGCTGAAAGACGATGACGTGATCGGCAAAGACGACACGTTTAACCTTCGCATCGACTACACGACCCACAACTACAGCAAGCACTCTTCGACGAAGAGCGACCCGCCGATTGGCGTCCACAAACAGTCACACCTCGAAACCGGCTATGCTTGGAAGGAACTCCAAGGGACCATCAAGATCAACGGACGGGCGTTCATCATCGCGTCGCTGTCCTACCTCCCGACGAACGACCAGTTCCAGGGTGTCCGCTACATCCTCGACCGCGCTCAGGAGTTGGTGAGCATCGAAACTGTGATGGCCGACGCCGAGTTCGTGGACACGAAGATATGCCGGTATATCCGCCACTGCGGGTGTGATTTCGCGCTTCGGAAGGGTGCGACCGACTCGGTGAAGGACACGGTCGAGGATTTCGAGGGCCGTGCAGACTGGGACAACGACTGGACGCTCATCAGTAGCGGCCGGGAGAAAACCCACGACACCACGCTCGTCGGTCTGGAAAAGGACTTCAAGAGTGTCCCCGACCACAAGAAGAACGGCGAGGACGAAGATGACGAACCGGACACGACGCTCGCGGACTTCGACACGGATAAGTCCGGGAACGTCGACGACCAGCAGTTGACGTTGGACCAGGCCATCGAAGAGACCCACAAGGATAACGAGGACATCGACTACTTCTGCATCATCACGAGCAAAACCGTCGAGAGAGCGGGAGTCGACCCGGACGACAATCCCATCGCGCACGACCCCACAGGGACGGCGTGGGGAATCGGTCGGCTTTATCGGGATCGCTGGGGTATCGAGACGGCGTTTCGTGACAAAAAAGCGCAGTTCGCAGCGAAAACGCGGTCCCGAGACCTCGGCTACCGGCGATTCCTCTGGATGATGGAGAACCTGCTCTACAACGGGTGGGTAATGCTGAATACCGCTGTCTCGGACCAGAGTCCGGCCCGCGATGACGACGAGATCGTGGTCAAGCAGAACACGTACTTGGACGAACTGGACCGGCGCGTGCTCAGCGGTCTGAGTCTGGACGTAGAATTCCCGGATGTCGAGTACGACTGA
- a CDS encoding methyltransferase domain-containing protein: protein MGILEDKSNAQFFYKYLSKVYDQVNRINWTEEMRSEALGWLEFDDNDKVLDVGCGTGFGTAGLLEHADNIHALDQSIHQMEKAFEKFSKQDQVTFHMGDAERLPFMDNTFDIVWSSGSIEYWPNPIQGLKEIRRVTKPGGQILIVGPDYPSNPILQRAADAIMLFYDKDEADYMFTEAGYVDFHHYIQQASSLSPRAITTVAHVTGNNV from the coding sequence ATGGGAATTCTTGAAGACAAATCTAACGCCCAGTTCTTTTACAAGTATCTCTCAAAAGTATACGACCAAGTCAACCGGATAAATTGGACTGAAGAGATGCGGTCGGAAGCGTTGGGGTGGCTGGAGTTTGACGACAATGATAAAGTGCTTGACGTGGGATGCGGGACTGGATTCGGGACTGCCGGGTTGTTAGAACACGCTGATAATATTCATGCTCTCGATCAGAGCATTCATCAGATGGAGAAAGCGTTTGAAAAGTTCAGCAAGCAAGATCAAGTAACATTCCATATGGGTGACGCCGAACGCCTCCCCTTCATGGACAACACTTTCGATATTGTCTGGTCTTCCGGGTCTATCGAATACTGGCCAAACCCAATTCAGGGTCTTAAAGAGATCCGTCGTGTTACCAAACCGGGCGGTCAAATACTTATTGTCGGTCCTGATTACCCCTCCAACCCTATCCTCCAACGTGCCGCCGACGCCATTATGCTGTTCTATGACAAGGACGAAGCCGACTATATGTTCACCGAGGCAGGTTATGTTGACTTCCACCACTACATCCAACAAGCTTCATCTCTAAGCCCGAGAGCGATTACGACCGTCGCACATGTCACTGGAAATAACGTGTAA